The sequence AGCGTCACCACCAGGGGAATGGGATCATTCTGAGAATCCATGGCCTCCATTATCTCTCGAACTGTTTCTTTCTCAATGTCGCCATCATCTACAAGATTCCGCCAGTTTACAGGATTTCCATCGGCATCGGACTGAATGATGGGAAAAGTCACTTTCAGAATGATTTCTCTAAAGACAAAATCGAGTTCGTTATCGTTAGCACCTGTAACGCCCTTGGCCATGATGTGGGCATAGAGCGAAACGGTCTCGCGGCTTTCACTCCGGAGGGCGTTAATGATGGATTGAGTATAAATAAAAAGGCCAATGATCAGGATTACAGCCCCTAGAAAAAGGGCTCCCTTGATATTTCCAGCCTGCTTGTAAATCCGCATACAAACCCTTCGCAGGGAAATTAGTGCGGCATGCTCACATTATGTAGCCATTTCCCTGAAGATAGGCGATGATGGTATCTACTTCCTCCTCCAATGTTGTCGTGGAAGTGTCTACCGTCATTTCAGCATCTTCAGGTTCTTCATAAGGATCATCAATTCCCGTGAAATTCTTTATCTCTCCAGCCCTCGCCTTGGCATAAAGCCCTTTAACATCCCGTTTTTCACAAACTTCAAGTGGGCATTTCACAAAAACCTCCACAAAACGTCCTATCTCACTCCGAGCGTATTGCCTTTCGGCACGATAGGGTGAAATGAATGCACAAACTGTGATAATGCCGTGTTTCACAAGACGTTCAGCCACGAAAGTGACTCTCTCAATATTCTTGTCCCGGTCTTCTTTGCTGAACCCTAGATCACGTGTCAATTTCTGGCGCACTACATCCCCATCCATCCTCTGGACACGATAACCCATGGCTTCCAACTTCTCGCACAGAGGAATAGAGATGGTGGTTTTTCCAGAGCCGGACAGACCCGTGAGCCAGACAGCAACACCCTTCTGACAATTGCTTCCCGGTAACAGTGTTTTTTCATTAGACATTTTGGTAATGTCTCCTCAAGATTTTTTTTACTTCAGGTCGAGTGAATTCCTCCGGCAATCTTTCTCCATTTATAAGCATTTCTCGAACTTTGGACCCGCTCAGAAAAATTTTTTCATGATCCATAGCTCTTGATGTCTTCGTGGTGGCCATAGAGTTGGTTCGCTTACAATAGAATGCATGCTCAAAAAAGATGGGTTGGATTCCCAACTCATCCAAAGAGAATTGATTAAATATTTTTTGTGCATCGTAGGTGCCGTAATAATCACCAACACCAGCATGATCTCGGCCCACAATAAA comes from Candidatus Neomarinimicrobiota bacterium and encodes:
- the cysC gene encoding adenylyl-sulfate kinase, whose amino-acid sequence is MSNEKTLLPGSNCQKGVAVWLTGLSGSGKTTISIPLCEKLEAMGYRVQRMDGDVVRQKLTRDLGFSKEDRDKNIERVTFVAERLVKHGIITVCAFISPYRAERQYARSEIGRFVEVFVKCPLEVCEKRDVKGLYAKARAGEIKNFTGIDDPYEEPEDAEMTVDTSTTTLEEEVDTIIAYLQGNGYIM